From the Musa acuminata AAA Group cultivar baxijiao chromosome BXJ1-2, Cavendish_Baxijiao_AAA, whole genome shotgun sequence genome, one window contains:
- the LOC135611168 gene encoding protein MIZU-KUSSEI 1-like produces MSPPSLPSGVSREKREVTTHHKGSPLCPSSSSSSSSSSSPHQYFTNHSILLLAFPVESLMRTINMGRSTSRDSSSSSSSSARKHFQWRIKKSPKEGAAERKEWDDQDEEKATLSSFTSSSYPYQEETAAVATGPKKKTSSAAETAVSRLRSVLAAATSLRRNRPTGLGARVTGTLYGHRRGHVHLAFQADSKSCPVVLVELATATSALVREMASGLVRIALECERKPSSSSGGGGGEKTAATTTTRLVEEPLWRAYINGKKCGYAVQRECGPGDWKVLRAVEPVSMGAGVIPGDGGDAGNTDKDVMYMRAKFERVVGSKDSEAFYMMNPDNNGGPELSVYLLRV; encoded by the coding sequence ATGAGCCCACCATCGCTGCCGAGTGGTGTGTCGAGGGAGAAGAGAGAAGTGACAACACACCATAAAGGATCCCCCCtctgcccttcttcttcttcttcttcttcttcttcttcttcccctcacCAATATTTCACCAATCACTCCATCCTCCTGCTTGCTTTTCCAGTAGAGTCCCTGATGAGGACCATCAACATGGGAAGAAGCACTTCCCGtgactcctcctcttcctcttcctcctccgccaGAAAACACTTCCAGTGGAGGATAAAGAAGTCCCCCAAGGAAGGAGCAGCGGAGAGGAAGGAGTGGGATGACCAGGATGAAGAGAAAGCCACTCTCTCTTCCTTTACCTCCTCATCCTACCCTTACCAAGAAGAGACGGCCGCCGTCGCTACTGGGCCCAAGAAGAAAACTTCTTCGGCCGCAGAGACGGCGGTGTCCAGGCTTCGGTCGGTTCTGGCGGCCGCGACTTCCCTCCGCCGGAACCGACCGACGGGCCTCGGCGCCCGCGTCACGGGCACCCTCTACGGGCACCGGCGCGGCCACGTCCACCTCGCCTTCCAGGCGGACAGCAAGTCGTGCCCGGTGGTGCTCGTCGAGCTGGCCACGGCCACCAGCGCGCTCGTGCGCGAGATGGCGTCGGGCCTGGTCAGGATCGCACTCGAGTGCGAGCGCAAgcccagcagcagcagcggcggcggtggcggcgagaagacggcggcgacgacgacgacgaggctAGTGGAGGAGCCGCTCTGGCGGGCGTACATCAACGGCAAGAAGTGCGGGTACGCGGTGCAGCGCGAGTGCGGCCCCGGCGACTGGAAGGTCCTGAGGGCCGTCGAGCCTGTGTCGATGGGGGCCGGGGTGATCCCGGGCGACGGCGGCGACGCCGGCAACACCGATAAGGACGTCATGTACATGCGAGCAAAATTCGAGAGGGTGGTGGGGTCCAAAGACTCCGAGGCCTTCTACATGATGAACCCAGACAACAATGGAGGCCCTGAGCTGAGTGTCTACTTGCTCAGAGTGTAA